Proteins from a genomic interval of Pelagicoccus enzymogenes:
- a CDS encoding DNA-directed RNA polymerase subunit alpha, whose product MPKRIGKFELPNRLVKVEEGSSSTYAMFHAEPFEAGYGHTIGNSLRRVLLSSIEGAAIASVKIEGVSHEFQSVDGIVEDITDIVLNLKKVLLVCHKREGVKLMINTNRSGAITAADIQPDSNVEIVNPDQIICTLDREMPFTAELEVKVGRGYCPGDENKDEEDPIGVIAIDSLFSPVSLVKYAVEATRVGQITDYDKLLLEVWTDGRITPDDALKQAGAILKHHLDVFDNVSDENYEFEDEGGEVSEEQNKLRKLLNMSVNEIELSVRAANCLNNANITTVGELAMKSEQEMLKYRNFGKKSLNEIKDKLESLGLSLGMKFDERLLDNKKEL is encoded by the coding sequence ATGCCGAAACGTATTGGAAAGTTCGAACTGCCAAACCGCCTTGTTAAAGTAGAAGAGGGCTCCTCTTCCACTTATGCGATGTTCCATGCTGAACCCTTTGAAGCGGGTTATGGGCATACCATTGGCAATTCGCTGCGTCGCGTCCTCCTCAGCTCGATCGAGGGCGCAGCAATCGCTTCGGTTAAGATCGAAGGGGTTAGCCACGAGTTTCAGAGTGTGGACGGTATCGTTGAGGACATCACCGATATCGTTCTCAACCTGAAGAAGGTTCTTCTGGTTTGCCACAAGCGAGAAGGCGTAAAGTTGATGATCAACACCAATCGCTCGGGTGCGATTACCGCTGCGGACATCCAACCGGATTCCAACGTGGAAATCGTCAATCCGGACCAGATCATCTGCACGCTCGACCGCGAAATGCCATTTACGGCTGAGTTGGAAGTCAAGGTGGGTCGCGGATATTGCCCAGGCGACGAGAACAAGGACGAAGAAGATCCGATCGGAGTGATCGCGATCGACTCGCTCTTCTCCCCAGTCAGCTTGGTCAAGTACGCGGTTGAAGCGACTCGTGTCGGTCAGATCACCGATTACGACAAGCTTCTTCTGGAAGTGTGGACCGATGGACGTATCACGCCTGACGACGCTCTCAAGCAAGCAGGTGCGATCCTGAAGCATCACCTCGATGTCTTCGACAACGTTTCAGACGAGAACTACGAGTTCGAAGACGAAGGTGGCGAAGTCAGCGAAGAGCAAAACAAGCTCCGCAAGCTGCTCAACATGAGCGTCAACGAAATCGAACTTTCCGTTCGCGCCGCGAACTGCCTCAACAACGCGAATATCACCACCGTTGGTGAGCTCGCGATGAAGAGCGAACAAGAGATGCTCAAGTACCGCAACTTCGGTAAGAAGTCTCTCAATGAAATCAAAGACAAGCTCGAGTCCCTCGGTCTCTCGCTTGGCATGAAATTTGACGAACGCCTCCTCGATAACAAGAAGGAGCTCTAA
- the hisD gene encoding histidinol dehydrogenase, translated as MADLAYSSRTFWDKLSAFCKSAEVPQSIVDTVSSVLGEVREQGDAGIAKALERIDKVTLSPESFPISRDEMKAAVRRLPKGDVQAIKDAVASVTEFHKHALPQSWTAKNAHGATIGERFYPLERVGLYIPRDLVSTVVMTAALAKLAGVEEIVAFTPCGRDGQVNDGCLAAMYFSGVTEAYRFGGIMAIGAAAFGTESIKPVLKVYGPGNAFVVEAKRQAYGTIGVDLLPGPSELLVIADDHADADFVASDLLAQAEHGSGREKIFLVSLSKEKTKAIRAAIREQLKSLPRKDAIKSVLKDGFFSVVVKDYDEAASVANYVAPEHMELEVDPKQFNKLIKSITTAGAVMQGAWSATALGDFVAGPSHELPTGRSGRHFSGLQISDFMRRSSLVRYSKSALRKAASTVDAFARMEGLAAHGRSVSSRLEKEG; from the coding sequence ATGGCAGACTTGGCCTACAGTTCACGTACCTTTTGGGATAAGCTTTCCGCTTTCTGCAAATCAGCTGAGGTTCCTCAGTCGATTGTGGATACGGTTTCCTCGGTGCTCGGCGAAGTCCGGGAGCAGGGAGATGCCGGCATAGCGAAGGCTCTCGAGCGAATCGACAAGGTTACGCTCTCTCCTGAATCCTTCCCCATCAGCCGCGACGAGATGAAGGCCGCGGTGCGACGTTTGCCCAAGGGCGACGTCCAAGCGATCAAGGATGCGGTGGCATCTGTCACCGAGTTTCACAAGCACGCTTTGCCGCAGTCTTGGACTGCCAAGAACGCTCATGGTGCGACCATCGGCGAACGCTTCTACCCGCTCGAAAGAGTGGGTCTCTACATTCCGCGCGACCTCGTTTCGACGGTTGTGATGACGGCTGCTCTCGCCAAGTTGGCCGGCGTAGAGGAGATCGTAGCCTTCACGCCTTGTGGGCGAGACGGACAGGTCAACGATGGCTGTCTGGCCGCCATGTACTTTTCTGGTGTTACTGAAGCCTATCGTTTTGGCGGTATCATGGCGATCGGCGCGGCTGCATTTGGAACGGAGTCAATCAAGCCAGTGCTCAAGGTTTACGGTCCGGGAAACGCTTTCGTGGTGGAAGCCAAACGCCAGGCCTATGGGACGATCGGGGTCGACTTGCTGCCCGGCCCCAGCGAATTGCTGGTGATTGCTGACGACCACGCCGACGCGGACTTCGTTGCCTCCGATCTGCTTGCTCAAGCCGAGCACGGTTCCGGCCGCGAAAAGATTTTCCTGGTAAGCCTTTCCAAGGAGAAGACTAAGGCGATTCGTGCTGCTATTCGCGAGCAACTCAAGAGCTTGCCGCGCAAGGATGCGATCAAGTCCGTCTTAAAGGACGGATTCTTCTCGGTCGTGGTTAAAGACTACGATGAAGCGGCCTCAGTTGCGAACTACGTCGCGCCTGAGCACATGGAACTCGAGGTCGATCCGAAACAGTTCAACAAGCTGATCAAGTCGATCACCACAGCTGGAGCTGTCATGCAGGGAGCCTGGTCTGCTACGGCTCTGGGAGACTTTGTCGCAGGCCCCAGCCATGAATTGCCGACAGGCCGTTCCGGGCGCCATTTCAGCGGTTTGCAGATAAGCGACTTCATGCGTCGCTCTAGCCTTGTTCGCTACTCGAAGTCAGCTTTGCGAAAGGCGGCTTCTACCGTCGATGCCTTTGCTCGCATGGAAGGCTTGGCGGCGCACGGTCGTTCCGTCAGCTCGCGACTGGAGAAAGAGGGATGA
- the rpsK gene encoding 30S ribosomal protein S11, which yields MSEEQVKAEEEEAKDVAAEGAEAEAPVEEELIGGVKKQPTAQDLLKEEIGELKIRKAKGSKNITTGIAKVSATFNNTIVTITDLKGNTISWASAGKMNFRGSRKSTAYAAQIVTQNAAKAAMAHGLKEVMIEVKGPGMGRDSAIRAFQTLGLEISSITDTTPIPHNGCRPPKRRRV from the coding sequence ATGTCTGAAGAACAAGTAAAAGCTGAAGAAGAAGAAGCGAAGGACGTCGCTGCCGAAGGTGCAGAGGCGGAAGCTCCTGTCGAAGAAGAGCTCATTGGTGGTGTCAAGAAGCAACCAACGGCTCAGGATCTCCTCAAGGAAGAGATCGGCGAGCTCAAGATTCGCAAGGCCAAGGGTAGTAAGAATATTACTACCGGCATCGCGAAGGTCAGCGCCACATTCAACAATACCATCGTAACCATTACGGACCTCAAGGGGAACACCATCTCTTGGGCCAGCGCTGGTAAAATGAATTTTCGTGGTTCCCGTAAGTCCACTGCTTACGCTGCCCAGATCGTCACCCAAAACGCTGCTAAGGCGGCGATGGCGCACGGTTTGAAGGAAGTAATGATCGAAGTCAAGGGACCTGGAATGGGTCGTGACTCCGCGATTCGCGCGTTCCAAACGCTCGGTCTCGAGATCTCCTCGATCACTGACACGACACCCATCCCTCACAACGGCTGCCGTCCTCCTAAGCGTCGTCGCGTCTAG
- the rpsM gene encoding 30S ribosomal protein S13, with the protein MPRILGVDIPANKKLEYSLRYIYGIGPTRSKTILAETGIDPDMRAKELNEEQINAIMSKIQELHYVVEGDLRRELTGNMKRLQAINCYRGLRHRRGLPVRGQRTKTNARTRKGKVKTQGSLRK; encoded by the coding sequence ATGCCACGTATCCTAGGCGTTGACATTCCAGCTAATAAGAAGCTCGAATATTCTCTCCGTTACATTTACGGTATCGGACCAACACGTTCAAAGACGATCCTCGCGGAAACTGGAATCGATCCAGACATGCGTGCGAAGGAACTGAACGAGGAGCAGATCAATGCCATCATGAGCAAGATCCAAGAGCTTCATTACGTTGTGGAAGGTGACCTCCGTCGCGAGCTTACCGGAAACATGAAGCGCTTGCAGGCGATCAACTGCTACCGTGGATTGCGTCATCGTCGTGGTTTGCCCGTTCGCGGCCAACGCACCAAGACGAACGCTCGTACTCGCAAGGGCAAGGTTAAGACACAGGGCTCGCTCCGTAAATAA
- the rplQ gene encoding 50S ribosomal protein L17, with the protein MRHRKHRNQLGVKKEHREALLANLSTALIQRGRIKTTLKKAKALRPFVEKVITLAKKGSLHDRRIAISRVRDVDVVHELFEEKVEQFKDRNGGYTRIYKIGTRRGDAAEMALIELIDADDEGYGKKNKPKAKKAEKPAAEEAAPEAEASAEEAPAAEAEAPAAEETKKEEEAK; encoded by the coding sequence ATGCGTCACCGCAAGCATCGTAATCAACTCGGCGTAAAGAAGGAGCACCGCGAAGCTCTCCTCGCCAATCTTTCAACAGCGCTCATCCAGCGCGGCCGCATCAAGACGACCCTCAAGAAGGCAAAGGCGCTCCGTCCATTCGTAGAGAAGGTCATTACTCTTGCCAAGAAGGGCTCCCTGCATGACCGCCGCATTGCGATCTCTCGCGTTCGCGACGTAGACGTCGTACATGAGTTGTTCGAAGAAAAGGTTGAGCAGTTCAAGGATCGCAACGGTGGCTACACTCGTATTTACAAGATCGGCACACGCCGTGGCGACGCCGCTGAAATGGCTTTGATCGAGCTTATCGACGCTGACGACGAAGGCTACGGCAAGAAGAACAAGCCTAAGGCTAAGAAGGCTGAAAAGCCAGCAGCTGAGGAAGCGGCTCCTGAAGCGGAAGCTTCAGCCGAAGAAGCTCCAGCAGCCGAAGCGGAAGCTCCAGCGGCAGAAGAGACCAAGAAGGAAGAAGAAGCCAAGTAA
- the rpsD gene encoding 30S ribosomal protein S4: MARYTGPTTKISRRFGQPIFGSSKSLEKRNYPPGQHGPRLRRKQSEYSIGLGEKQKLRFMYGLMEKQFRRTFDKAKATRGVTGTIFLQLLETRLDSIVYDLGFTKTRKAARQFVNHGHICVNGKKVDIPSYQVKVGDEIEVRNATSSRQLATRNMEANRMRNVPDWMTRQDEAFRGVVNREPTREELEPSINEQLIVEFYSRF; this comes from the coding sequence ATGGCTCGCTATACCGGACCAACTACCAAGATCAGCCGACGTTTCGGACAGCCCATTTTCGGCTCATCCAAGTCTCTCGAAAAGCGCAACTACCCACCTGGCCAGCACGGACCACGTCTCCGTCGCAAGCAGTCCGAGTACTCTATCGGTCTCGGCGAGAAGCAAAAGCTTCGCTTCATGTACGGCCTGATGGAGAAGCAGTTTCGCCGTACGTTCGACAAGGCAAAGGCAACTCGTGGCGTTACAGGTACTATCTTCCTGCAACTCCTCGAGACACGGCTCGACAGTATCGTTTACGACCTCGGTTTCACCAAGACTCGTAAGGCCGCTCGTCAGTTCGTGAACCACGGACATATCTGCGTGAACGGCAAGAAGGTCGATATCCCCAGCTATCAAGTAAAGGTGGGCGACGAGATCGAAGTTCGTAACGCGACCTCTTCCCGCCAGCTGGCTACTCGCAACATGGAGGCTAACCGCATGCGCAACGTTCCTGATTGGATGACGCGTCAAGACGAAGCATTCCGTGGCGTCGTTAATCGTGAGCCAACTCGCGAAGAGCTCGAGCCAAGCATCAACGAGCAGCTGATCGTTGAGTTCTACAGCCGCTTCTAA
- the guaA gene encoding glutamine-hydrolyzing GMP synthase, whose translation MKHQTIAVLDFGSQYTQVIARRIRECNVYSKIYSYKTSAKQLQKDGVIGVILSGGPSSVLAPNSPQADKKIFSIGVPVLGICYGVQLIAHLLDGKVEKSKEREYGHGTLTVSRKGSLFRGLPNKLRVWNSHGDRLAKLPTGFSAIASTENSSFAAISDEKRKIYGIQFHPEVDHSEGGINILENFLRKICGCKGDWSMADLARESIENIRKIVGKDRVLLGLSGGVDSSVAAALIHKAIGRQLTCVFVDNGLLRLHERELVVDLYKRNFNMDVRVARAGSKFLAALKGVTDPEKKRKIIGKTFVKVFQDSLKRIGDAKFLAQGTLYPDVIESISIDGNPAATIKSHHNVGGLPKSMKFKLLEPLRELFKDEVRALGTALGLPKEVVWRQPFPGPGLGVRVLGEINKRNLDILRKADAVLHEEMMESELYYKVWQSFCVFLPVRTVGVMGDERTYDNVIALRIVESKDAMTADWSRVPYEVLQRVSTRIINEVEGVNRVVYDLSSKPPGTIEWE comes from the coding sequence ATGAAGCACCAGACCATAGCGGTACTCGATTTCGGATCACAATACACCCAGGTAATCGCCCGTCGCATTCGCGAATGCAATGTATACTCGAAGATCTACTCCTATAAGACTTCCGCTAAGCAGTTGCAGAAGGACGGCGTGATTGGAGTTATCCTCTCTGGCGGTCCATCCAGCGTACTCGCTCCGAATTCGCCTCAGGCCGACAAGAAGATCTTCTCGATTGGAGTTCCCGTACTTGGTATCTGTTATGGCGTTCAGCTGATTGCTCATTTGCTCGACGGAAAGGTGGAGAAAAGCAAGGAGCGTGAATATGGACATGGAACTTTGACCGTCTCGCGCAAGGGAAGCCTCTTCCGTGGCTTGCCCAACAAGCTTCGGGTTTGGAATTCGCACGGGGACCGCTTGGCTAAGTTGCCTACCGGCTTCTCGGCGATCGCTTCGACGGAGAACTCCAGTTTCGCCGCCATTTCTGACGAGAAGCGAAAGATTTACGGTATCCAATTCCACCCGGAAGTGGACCATTCCGAAGGCGGTATCAATATCCTCGAGAACTTCCTGCGCAAGATTTGCGGTTGCAAGGGAGACTGGTCAATGGCTGACCTGGCCCGGGAGTCGATCGAGAATATTCGCAAGATCGTTGGTAAGGATCGCGTATTGCTCGGTTTGAGTGGTGGCGTGGATTCGTCCGTAGCGGCTGCCCTGATACACAAGGCCATTGGTCGTCAGTTGACTTGCGTCTTTGTCGATAACGGGTTGCTTCGCTTGCACGAGCGAGAGTTGGTGGTCGATCTCTACAAGCGGAACTTCAACATGGATGTTCGCGTCGCGCGGGCTGGCTCCAAGTTCTTGGCTGCATTGAAAGGGGTGACGGATCCTGAAAAGAAGCGTAAGATCATCGGTAAGACCTTTGTCAAAGTCTTCCAAGATTCGCTTAAGCGTATAGGCGACGCCAAGTTTCTCGCGCAGGGAACGCTGTATCCTGACGTGATCGAAAGCATCTCGATCGATGGAAATCCTGCTGCGACGATCAAGAGCCATCACAACGTGGGTGGTTTGCCGAAGAGCATGAAGTTTAAGCTGCTCGAGCCGCTCCGCGAGCTCTTCAAGGACGAAGTACGCGCTCTTGGAACGGCACTTGGTTTGCCTAAGGAAGTTGTCTGGCGTCAGCCTTTCCCAGGCCCTGGCTTGGGCGTGCGCGTTTTGGGAGAAATCAACAAGCGTAATCTAGACATCTTGCGCAAGGCGGACGCGGTGCTGCACGAAGAGATGATGGAATCCGAACTTTACTACAAGGTTTGGCAGTCCTTCTGCGTCTTCCTGCCGGTTCGCACGGTAGGGGTGATGGGAGACGAGCGTACCTATGACAATGTAATCGCCCTTCGGATCGTCGAAAGTAAGGATGCGATGACCGCTGACTGGTCGCGTGTCCCGTACGAAGTGCTGCAGCGCGTCTCAACGCGTATCATCAACGAAGTTGAGGGTGTCAATCGCGTCGTTTACGACCTAAGCTCGAAGCCTCCCGGCACCATCGAGTGGGAATAG
- the hisC gene encoding histidinol-phosphate transaminase, translating into MSAANSPFGYALPHIQKMHGYTPGFQPKGDGWVKINTNENPYPPSPAVEAALKAAMGDVLRLYPDPRSEALREEAAKLHGVTPEQVIFGNGSDDVLNLLVRAFASESPASYLLPSYSLYPVLCGIQDTGTIEVPFDRSMELPFEALEKVEAKILFITSPNAPTGVGFSNADLSRVIEGFDGIVVVDEAYADFAEENATELLAKYRNLVVTRTFSKSYGLAGLRLGYALADKEVVEILDRVRDSYNVNRLSQAGGLAALKDQSYLKAVAAKICRTRDYYRAEWEKLGWFCYPSQSNFLFVEPRNAAGESGAAVAQDLFEFFKANKILVRYFPSSPLTDSFLRISVGDEDQMLRVSETIQKWLKNA; encoded by the coding sequence ATGAGCGCGGCGAATTCACCTTTTGGATACGCCTTGCCGCATATCCAAAAAATGCACGGCTATACTCCTGGCTTTCAGCCCAAGGGCGATGGCTGGGTTAAGATCAATACCAACGAAAACCCTTATCCTCCCAGTCCCGCGGTGGAGGCGGCCCTTAAAGCAGCCATGGGAGATGTCCTGCGTCTCTATCCGGATCCGCGCAGCGAAGCGCTGCGCGAGGAAGCGGCTAAGCTTCATGGCGTCACGCCCGAGCAGGTAATCTTTGGCAATGGTTCCGATGACGTTCTAAACCTCTTGGTACGCGCCTTTGCCAGCGAGAGTCCTGCCAGCTATTTGTTGCCCAGTTATTCCTTGTATCCGGTTCTTTGCGGTATCCAAGATACGGGCACGATAGAGGTCCCCTTTGACCGGTCGATGGAGCTGCCGTTTGAAGCATTGGAGAAAGTCGAGGCCAAGATTCTCTTCATCACTTCTCCGAATGCTCCGACGGGAGTTGGCTTTTCGAATGCGGATCTCTCGCGAGTGATCGAAGGTTTCGATGGAATCGTGGTTGTGGACGAGGCCTACGCAGACTTCGCCGAGGAGAATGCTACGGAGCTGCTTGCGAAGTATCGCAACCTAGTGGTTACGCGCACGTTTTCGAAGTCTTACGGCTTGGCAGGCTTGCGTCTTGGCTATGCGCTCGCGGATAAGGAAGTGGTCGAAATCCTCGATCGAGTTCGCGACAGCTATAACGTGAACCGACTCTCGCAAGCGGGCGGACTTGCCGCTCTGAAGGATCAGAGCTACCTTAAGGCGGTCGCTGCGAAGATCTGCCGCACGCGCGATTACTACCGGGCGGAGTGGGAGAAGCTGGGTTGGTTCTGCTACCCCTCCCAATCGAATTTCCTCTTCGTGGAGCCGCGGAATGCAGCGGGTGAAAGTGGAGCAGCGGTCGCCCAGGACCTCTTCGAGTTTTTCAAGGCGAACAAGATCCTTGTCCGCTATTTTCCGTCCAGCCCCTTGACTGACTCCTTCCTGAGAATCAGTGTGGGCGACGAAGATCAAATGCTCCGAGTGAGCGAAACCATCCAAAAATGGCTGAAGAACGCATAG
- a CDS encoding hydrogenase nickel incorporation protein HypA, translated as MHPFTWFLILYTGSALIAIASLWFYYEKREKRVFDIRRKRRVFHCVKCGELYSIRKKDVSDGQQCPKCGYNNFELSF; from the coding sequence GTGCATCCCTTCACTTGGTTTCTCATACTCTACACTGGTTCTGCGCTGATCGCGATCGCCAGCCTGTGGTTCTATTATGAGAAGAGGGAGAAAAGAGTGTTCGATATCAGACGCAAGCGCCGCGTCTTTCACTGCGTGAAGTGCGGCGAGTTGTATTCGATTCGCAAGAAAGACGTGTCCGATGGGCAGCAATGTCCAAAATGCGGATACAACAACTTCGAACTGTCCTTTTAA